One genomic region from Euzebya tangerina encodes:
- a CDS encoding bifunctional alpha/beta hydrolase/OsmC family protein, with product MPTSTTCTFTSPRGHELHARLDQPDDGRLRGAALFAHCFTCSKDLKVEKQITQALTGHGFAVLSFDFTGLGRSGGEFAETTFSADVEDLVAAAAYLEREVAPTTLLVGHSLGGAAVLTAAPRIDSVSAVATIGAPSDPTHVEHLLSGGLDEILAEGEGEVTIAGRNFTIGKSFVHDLATHRLTEQLPELGRALLVMHSPLDQTVGVDNAREIYDAAKHPKSFVSLDRADHLLSDPMDARYAAQVIAAWAERYLPESAIRDGEEEKRDYSADGAISTTGTELATDVESRGFTLRVDEPASVGGTETGPTPYDYLATALASCTTLTIRIYADRKGYQLESVTASVDYDRVHAKDCERCEHQSGRIERFTKVITLEGALSDDERADLLRVADKCPVHKTLHGQIEVFSSLA from the coding sequence ATGCCCACCTCCACCACCTGCACCTTCACGAGTCCCCGTGGCCACGAGCTCCACGCGCGGCTGGACCAACCGGACGACGGCCGGCTCCGCGGGGCGGCCCTGTTCGCCCACTGCTTCACCTGCTCCAAGGACCTCAAGGTCGAGAAGCAGATCACCCAGGCCCTCACCGGTCATGGGTTCGCGGTGCTCTCCTTCGACTTCACCGGTCTCGGCCGCAGTGGTGGAGAGTTCGCCGAGACGACGTTCTCGGCCGACGTGGAGGACCTCGTCGCGGCGGCGGCCTACCTCGAGCGCGAGGTGGCGCCGACCACGCTGCTGGTCGGGCACTCCTTGGGCGGGGCAGCCGTCCTGACAGCGGCTCCGCGGATCGACTCGGTCAGCGCCGTCGCCACGATCGGCGCACCGTCGGATCCGACGCACGTCGAGCACCTGCTGTCCGGTGGCCTGGATGAGATCCTCGCCGAAGGGGAGGGGGAGGTCACGATCGCCGGTCGGAACTTCACGATCGGCAAGTCCTTCGTCCACGACCTGGCCACCCACCGGCTGACCGAGCAGCTGCCCGAGCTGGGCCGTGCGCTGCTGGTGATGCACTCCCCTCTGGATCAGACGGTCGGCGTCGACAACGCCCGTGAGATCTACGACGCCGCCAAACATCCGAAGAGCTTCGTGTCGCTGGACCGTGCCGACCATCTGCTGAGCGACCCCATGGATGCCCGGTACGCCGCGCAGGTCATCGCCGCCTGGGCCGAGCGGTATCTGCCCGAATCAGCGATCAGGGACGGCGAGGAGGAGAAGCGGGACTACAGCGCCGACGGGGCGATCTCGACCACGGGAACCGAACTGGCCACGGACGTCGAGTCCCGGGGGTTCACCCTGCGGGTCGACGAACCGGCGTCCGTGGGAGGCACGGAGACCGGGCCCACTCCCTACGACTACCTGGCGACGGCCCTGGCCTCCTGCACGACTCTGACGATCCGGATCTACGCCGACCGGAAGGGCTACCAGCTCGAGTCGGTGACGGCGTCAGTTGACTACGACCGGGTGCACGCCAAGGACTGCGAGCGGTGCGAGCACCAATCCGGTCGGATCGAGCGGTTCACGAAGGTCATCACGCTGGAGGGCGCGCTGTCGGATGACGAGCGGGCAGACCTGCTGCGGGTGGCCGACAAGTGCCCGGTCCACAAGACGCTCCACGGCCAGATCGAGGTGTTCAGCAGCCTCGCATGA
- a CDS encoding FUSC family protein, with amino-acid sequence MSVPARPPLRRLADRLRAADPGFARARSVVRSLVAAGLGGGIAAGVLAAAGQPLLPAAIAVSVGLLGVLTLPPGLPRPWAPAAALGAATAAAVSALLGAGPLGYAAAMVVTVTAAWASRWGPVGVSAGFLAFITSLLSLRIGYAFGDIPGLLVAVIGGVAAVEVTVRVLLPDNPAATVRRLRASLLAQLSVLVDAVDHLADLGPGGGRQRRARLRLVDVQETALQLDVVIGVGASEKSAPEQRSGALRAAVLDAEALADHLLWAVLTLPPDLTRQDRDHLVQTLRRGRVELDEDGHPAGPLVPRLGGHDDRVQEVIERLAAAARRFRLAEIDLPTRSPRGTVPEPGSGRDVALKTGAAAIPTLLLGLAVAETEWYWGVIAAYIVVTTTTSRGEGFRKAVERLLGTVVGVVAGIGIAGLLAGSATLVTVALVGVLAAMIWVFRVNYTLFTFALTIAIALLYQVTGILTTEVMLLRVAETTIGVVTASLVVGIVRPVSSRRTVDEAVVTLLRALDDGLRQVQTTGGLATACLRAIDQTVSAVRQATAPFVTSLALATADGRAARLLATALRVRAAALATATRDDVVHPADLGALAHLRTRTAAVIAGIEREPQSADRPLDRSPLPPGQTDVGVILRAIDDRLAGYGTARDLDVRDDPGALAAGTGRAED; translated from the coding sequence ATGAGCGTTCCGGCGCGCCCGCCGTTGCGCCGCCTGGCCGACCGGCTGCGTGCGGCCGACCCGGGCTTCGCTCGTGCCCGGTCCGTCGTCCGGTCGTTGGTGGCCGCGGGCCTCGGGGGCGGCATCGCGGCGGGTGTGCTGGCAGCGGCAGGGCAGCCACTGCTGCCGGCGGCCATCGCGGTGTCCGTCGGGCTGCTCGGGGTGCTGACCCTGCCTCCCGGCCTGCCGCGGCCCTGGGCCCCCGCAGCCGCGCTTGGTGCCGCCACGGCCGCGGCGGTCTCCGCGCTCCTCGGCGCCGGGCCGCTCGGGTATGCCGCCGCCATGGTGGTCACCGTCACTGCGGCGTGGGCTTCCCGGTGGGGTCCGGTCGGCGTGTCCGCGGGGTTCCTCGCATTCATCACCAGCTTGTTGTCCCTCCGCATCGGCTACGCCTTTGGCGACATCCCCGGTCTGCTGGTGGCGGTCATCGGCGGCGTTGCCGCGGTCGAGGTCACCGTCCGGGTGCTGCTGCCGGACAACCCGGCGGCGACCGTCCGCCGGCTGCGGGCGTCACTCCTCGCACAACTCTCGGTGCTCGTCGATGCCGTCGACCACCTCGCTGACCTGGGTCCGGGAGGGGGCCGGCAGCGACGGGCCCGCCTGCGGCTGGTCGACGTCCAGGAGACGGCGCTGCAGTTGGACGTCGTCATCGGGGTCGGAGCCTCCGAGAAGTCGGCGCCAGAACAGCGGAGCGGCGCGCTCCGGGCGGCCGTCCTGGACGCCGAGGCGCTGGCCGACCACCTGCTCTGGGCCGTCCTGACCCTGCCGCCGGACCTCACCCGTCAGGACCGCGACCACCTGGTGCAGACGCTGCGACGTGGTCGGGTGGAGTTGGACGAGGATGGTCACCCGGCGGGCCCACTCGTCCCCCGGTTGGGTGGACACGACGACCGGGTCCAGGAGGTGATCGAGCGGCTGGCCGCAGCTGCTCGCCGCTTCAGGCTGGCCGAGATCGACCTGCCGACCCGATCACCGCGCGGGACCGTCCCCGAGCCCGGCAGCGGTCGTGACGTGGCGCTGAAGACCGGTGCGGCCGCGATCCCGACGCTGCTGCTGGGGCTGGCTGTCGCCGAGACCGAGTGGTACTGGGGTGTCATCGCGGCCTACATCGTCGTGACCACGACCACCTCCCGCGGTGAGGGATTCCGCAAGGCCGTCGAGCGGCTGCTCGGAACGGTGGTCGGCGTCGTCGCAGGCATCGGAATCGCCGGGCTGCTGGCCGGCAGCGCGACCCTGGTCACGGTGGCGCTGGTCGGCGTGCTCGCGGCGATGATCTGGGTGTTCCGCGTGAACTACACGCTCTTCACGTTCGCCCTGACCATCGCGATCGCGCTGCTGTACCAGGTGACCGGCATCTTGACGACGGAGGTGATGCTGCTGCGGGTCGCGGAGACGACGATCGGGGTCGTGACCGCCTCGCTGGTGGTCGGCATCGTCCGGCCGGTCTCCAGTCGCCGCACCGTGGATGAGGCCGTCGTGACGCTCCTGCGGGCGCTGGACGACGGACTCCGGCAGGTGCAGACGACCGGCGGCCTGGCGACCGCGTGTCTGCGGGCCATCGACCAGACCGTCTCAGCCGTCCGACAGGCCACGGCACCCTTCGTGACCAGCCTGGCTCTGGCCACAGCCGACGGTCGCGCTGCCCGGTTGCTGGCCACGGCCCTGCGCGTCAGAGCGGCAGCCCTGGCCACCGCCACGCGCGACGACGTGGTGCACCCGGCGGACCTGGGGGCCCTCGCCCACCTCCGCACGCGGACGGCGGCGGTCATCGCCGGAATCGAGCGCGAACCACAGTCGGCCGACCGCCCGCTGGACCGGTCCCCGCTCCCCCCGGGTCAGACCGACGTGGGCGTCATCCTGCGAGCCATCGACGATCGGCTGGCCGGCTACGGGACGGCCCGTGACCTGGACGTCCGCGACGATCCTGGTGCCCTGGCTGCCGGCACCGGACGGGCCGAGGACTGA
- a CDS encoding peroxidase-related enzyme (This protein belongs to a clade of uncharacterized proteins related to peroxidases such as the alkylhydroperoxidase AhpD.) yields the protein MPVEPPAVSRFPVPKLEDLPEDIREMIEAVQEKSGFIPNVFLALAHRPAEFRAFFAGHDALMDKSEGLSKAEREMIVVATSAVNDCLYCVIAHGAILRIRAKNPLIADQLATNPWKADLSDRERLIVGFALQMVDESGSVTDEDIQELRDGGLTDDEIWDIGAITAFFAMSNRLANLTSMRPNDEFYAMAR from the coding sequence ATGCCCGTCGAGCCTCCCGCCGTCTCCCGCTTTCCCGTCCCGAAGCTGGAGGACCTCCCCGAGGACATCCGCGAGATGATCGAGGCGGTCCAGGAGAAATCCGGCTTCATCCCGAACGTGTTCCTGGCGCTGGCGCACCGGCCCGCGGAGTTCAGAGCGTTCTTCGCCGGTCACGACGCCCTCATGGACAAGTCGGAGGGACTGTCCAAGGCCGAGCGCGAGATGATCGTGGTCGCGACCAGTGCGGTCAACGACTGCCTCTACTGCGTCATCGCCCACGGCGCCATCCTGCGCATCCGAGCCAAGAACCCGCTCATCGCCGATCAGTTGGCCACCAACCCATGGAAGGCCGATCTGTCCGACCGCGAGCGGCTGATCGTCGGATTTGCGCTGCAGATGGTGGATGAGTCCGGGTCGGTGACCGACGAGGACATCCAGGAACTGCGGGACGGCGGCCTGACCGACGACGAGATCTGGGACATCGGGGCCATCACCGCGTTCTTCGCGATGTCGAACCGACTGGCCAACCTGACCTCGATGCGGCCGAACGACGAGTTCTACGCGATGGCTCGCTGA